ATGTACCAGAACAAGAAGCAGTTTCTAAGCTTTGGGACCAGATCTTTACGATTACGCGTGTAGACCAAGAGGATCCTTTAAAAGCGTGGGATGAACACAACGAAACGTTAGGGAAAGCACGTGATTATCTTAATAAAAAGCAATTTAAAAAGCTTATTTATAAATCACCGGGGACGGATCTTGAGGTAGAACTACCAGAGGGGCATATCTGGAAGGGTGGCGCTTCTAAGTCTGAGCAAGGCATTTCGTTCAACGCTAATATGCCTACCGAAGAAGTGTTTACCCTGCCTCACAAATATGGTGTAAACGGAACTGTGACAAGCACAAAGCCTCTTAGCTACGGTGGAAATTTAATAGAAAACTTCTCATTAACTTTTAAAGATGGGAAAGTGGTCGATTTCACTGCTGAACAAGGGTATAGCACGCTAGAACAGTTGTTGAATATGGATGAAGGAGCTCGTCACTTAGGAGAGCTTGCAATTGTCCCTCATCAGTCGCCGATTTCTCAAAGCGGTGTTATCTTCTATAATACATTGTACGATGAGAATGCTTCCTGCCACCTTGCGTTAGGGAAAGCTTACCCTAGCAGTATTGAAGGGGGAGCGAAAATGGACGACAATCAGCTTGATGAAAATGGTGTTAACAACAGTCTCGTTCACGTCGACTTTATGATGGGATCCGGTGAACTAGATATTGATGGAATTACATCAACTGGTGAAACAGAACCTGTTTTCCGTAATGGAAACTGGGCATTTGATTTTTCGTAACCTATTCAAAAGGAGAGCTCTACTAGAGCTCTCCTTTTTTTGATTACAAGCTCCATTATTCTTTTTGGCATCGGTGGTTTCTCTTTTCCAATGGTTAAAGTAGAGAGAAGTTTGGTATAATGGTGTGCAAACAAACGTTCTGTGCGGAGGTATCGATATGGAAGTGGATGGAATCTTTAATGGGCTGAACGAACAGCAGCAAAAGGCGGTTACGACTACTGAAGGTGCTGTAAGAGTTATAGCTGGAGCTGGTTCTGGGAAGACGAGGACTCTTACAAATCGGTATGCCTATTTAGTGAGTGAATTAGGGCTTGAGCCCTCTAATTTGCTTTGTGTCACATTTACGAACAAAGCAGCACAAGAAATGAGAAGAAGAGTGAAGAAGTTAGTCGGAGGAGAACGTGATACGGGGTATATTAGTACGTATCATGGCTTTTGTGTA
The nucleotide sequence above comes from Pontibacillus chungwhensis. Encoded proteins:
- a CDS encoding aminopeptidase codes for the protein MPTNEQLEKYAELAIHKGVNLQKDQILMLNAPVDGADFARIVAKKAYEAGAKDVHINWADDVLQRLYFEHASQDVLETVPQWKVDQYDYFAENGAAVLSIRSTDPDNLNGIDSSRIAAASKASGEAMKNFRKYTMNDKITWSIVAIPNPEWAKKVFPDVPEQEAVSKLWDQIFTITRVDQEDPLKAWDEHNETLGKARDYLNKKQFKKLIYKSPGTDLEVELPEGHIWKGGASKSEQGISFNANMPTEEVFTLPHKYGVNGTVTSTKPLSYGGNLIENFSLTFKDGKVVDFTAEQGYSTLEQLLNMDEGARHLGELAIVPHQSPISQSGVIFYNTLYDENASCHLALGKAYPSSIEGGAKMDDNQLDENGVNNSLVHVDFMMGSGELDIDGITSTGETEPVFRNGNWAFDFS